Below is a genomic region from Pirellulaceae bacterium.
AGGTTCCGTGACCCTGTCTCAACAGACTATCGGCGTTCCGAGAAAGATCATTCTTCCTTGAGATAGTGGACCGCTGAAACGGGACGAATCAAAAAGTTTGCCACGAGCGCAATGGCAAGTAATCCAGCCATCAAGAACATGGTGCTGTTATACAGGCTGCCGGACGGATTCGGCGTTCCAGTGGGAGCGATTTCCATCAGTTTGCCAATAGTTACGGTTTTATTTGCCACAAGGACGGATAATTGATCAATCCCGGCTCCAAAGGTTTTTTGAAATGTCTGTGGATTGACTTGTTCGGCAATCTCATGAATCGCGCTTAAGCGAGCTTTTTCCCTCAATGATGTAATTGCCAGGGGGCCCAGCACACCTGCTGTTGACCATGCAGTTAATAGACGCCCATGGATGGCACCCACGAAACGCGTTCCAAAAATGTCTGCAAGGTAAGCCGGGATCGTGGCAAATCCTCCCCCGTACATTGTGAAGATGATCATCGTTGCCGCGTAGAAATAGACGAGCCAAACCACGCTTGGCGAGGCATTTACCTCCTGCGCACAATAGGGAATCGAAACGTAAAGTGCGATCCCAAGAATGAAGAAGATGTGATAGGTGGTTTTTCGAGTAATGGTGTCGGAAAGACTTGCCCAGAAAAAACGTCCGACCATATTGAAAACGCTAATCATCAGGACATAAGTTGCGGCAAAACTGCCATCGACAATGGTGGGGAGGGCGGTGCCGAAAATCTCGGTCATCATCGTCTTGGCGACGCCGAGTACACCAATGCCTGCGGTGACATTGAAGCACAGTACGATCCAAAGCAGATAGAATTGCGGAGTTTTCAAGGCAGCATCCGCATCCACATGATGTGAGGTGATCATGCTCGTTTTGTTGCTCAAGGCCTCGCGTGGATTCCAACCTTTGGGTAGCCAATCCGATGCGGGTAATCGATAGGCAAACGCAGCGATCATCATCACCGTAAAGTAGATGATTCCGAGGGTGAAGAAAGTGCCGGCTACTCCACTGTCACCCGTGTCGGCAAGGTAGACTCCCGTTGGCCCTGGAACGATCATTTTTCCGAGATCCGCTTGACTGACAACAACGACCTCACGCAATTGACCGCTGATTTCCACGAAACGACGGCCGGCTTCTGTGACCAAATCAACTTGACCGACAGCTCCTAGAT
It encodes:
- a CDS encoding OFA family MFS transporter; the protein is MRKEKEHFSFLDDATEFHSKTTCDSINMDHLLSRERIIASSDYNRWKVPPASIAIHLCIGSVYAWSIFNPALVKVRGVVASDPDDWTLQQVVWIFTVAIVCLGLSAAVAGKWLERVGPRMVGVVAACCWGGGFVVGGFGILTHQLWMLYLGYGVIGGCGLGLGYVSPVSTLIKWFPDRRGMATGMAIMGFGGGAMIAAPMIEYLLTLFYRAPDYLGAVGQVDLVTEAGRRFVEISGQLREVVVVSQADLGKMIVPGPTGVYLADTGDSGVAGTFFTLGIIYFTVMMIAAFAYRLPASDWLPKGWNPREALSNKTSMITSHHVDADAALKTPQFYLLWIVLCFNVTAGIGVLGVAKTMMTEIFGTALPTIVDGSFAATYVLMISVFNMVGRFFWASLSDTITRKTTYHIFFILGIALYVSIPYCAQEVNASPSVVWLVYFYAATMIIFTMYGGGFATIPAYLADIFGTRFVGAIHGRLLTAWSTAGVLGPLAITSLREKARLSAIHEIAEQVNPQTFQKTFGAGIDQLSVLVANKTVTIGKLMEIAPTGTPNPSGSLYNSTMFLMAGLLAIALVANFLIRPVSAVHYLKEE